The Desulfovibrio subterraneus genome has a segment encoding these proteins:
- a CDS encoding MFS transporter encodes MSGTSIRRLRVHMMLLSLGVLILTLGFNLLLSVSTLDSLAADVILSGYRSSGEHFARSVERGMRFGKPLESYAGMGEMLRQVQLGTRGVTRMEIVDATGAVLYTQAGTMEGISRSGDETVSGQDSSQISGRSGGPASGQAANEKGDNTDPNANRTRPDDLKLMQSGQASPADAVIQLADGYRILIPLQNKGLAGWLAMEISAEQVDRAAGSFLHWSLGLALGACIVVTLILTGWLGMLTGTDENRSSLHTSLGRLLLVLIGGTQLAYSAGTLVLFDSFVEQAVRTKTEIIATSVKRDFEYLIHKGVDVVTLRGKDQLLQQVVEATPELKGAYLVTPDGKTVASAGVFSSADTAIERPLDAYWTNRFSQRQHVMLLRLVLDRGTITERLFRLAMDLGTSLLISLLFLMELAKLLGLVISKSLTPDGAQNNSSYAAQALRAAGFIFFLGYDMGISFIPLLARKLYQPFWGLSEEIVIGLPISAEMVSAGIALLVSGTFSQRHGWHTTYLLGIASAAAGLLLGGLATNLPMLIAARIIAGFGFGLVLMASQLGTLGSAKAGAGLAGVFAGIFSGSICGSAAGAMIAEHMSFEAALLTGAVIILFAARAVLFGRATPASDTNVAVALGRNTAYASGTNAAFASDTNAALASGTNAASTTVSAAGSGAAKLAAASPFTGSSGLLKDPRMHLILLLAGIPAAICLTGFLHYMLPLLLNAEHVEQADIGRIFMLYGLCFITAGPLIGRWIDRTADKAVFLMLMGLLSGVALLLGTGKGVFMAAFAVVALGLAQCIAAPATMLCVLALTSAQRLGKEKTASIYRSMERIGQVAGPMLFGGAIVALGSQQALTLMGVGICSAALVFMAAWRFSSPKNSPKN; translated from the coding sequence GTGTCCGGCACTTCCATACGCAGGTTGCGTGTGCACATGATGCTGCTTTCGCTGGGGGTGCTGATACTCACCCTCGGCTTCAACCTGCTGCTTTCCGTTTCCACACTGGATTCGCTGGCGGCAGATGTCATACTTTCCGGTTATCGCAGCTCCGGCGAGCACTTTGCCAGAAGTGTGGAACGGGGCATGCGCTTCGGCAAGCCGCTGGAATCCTATGCGGGTATGGGAGAAATGCTCAGGCAGGTGCAGCTCGGCACCCGGGGCGTTACCCGCATGGAGATCGTGGATGCCACGGGCGCGGTACTGTATACACAGGCCGGCACGATGGAAGGGATTTCCCGATCCGGCGACGAAACGGTGTCCGGACAAGATAGCAGTCAGATTTCAGGCCGCTCAGGCGGCCCCGCTTCCGGTCAGGCTGCAAACGAAAAGGGCGATAATACAGACCCGAATGCAAACCGGACCAGACCGGATGATCTGAAGCTCATGCAATCCGGCCAGGCATCTCCGGCCGACGCCGTCATACAACTTGCCGACGGCTATCGCATCCTCATTCCCCTGCAAAACAAGGGGCTTGCTGGCTGGCTTGCCATGGAAATTTCCGCAGAACAGGTGGACAGGGCCGCTGGCAGCTTTCTGCACTGGTCACTGGGACTTGCCCTTGGCGCCTGCATAGTTGTGACGCTGATTCTCACAGGCTGGCTGGGCATGCTCACCGGCACGGACGAGAACAGAAGCTCCCTGCACACTTCTCTGGGCAGGCTGCTGCTGGTGCTGATAGGCGGAACGCAGCTGGCCTACTCCGCAGGCACCCTCGTGCTCTTTGATTCCTTTGTGGAGCAGGCCGTGCGGACCAAGACGGAAATCATTGCCACCTCCGTCAAACGGGATTTCGAATATCTCATCCACAAAGGGGTGGATGTGGTCACACTGCGGGGCAAAGACCAGTTGCTGCAACAGGTGGTTGAAGCCACACCGGAACTGAAGGGAGCCTATCTTGTCACGCCGGACGGCAAGACCGTTGCATCGGCCGGAGTATTCTCCAGCGCGGATACGGCCATTGAAAGGCCCCTCGATGCCTATTGGACGAACCGGTTCTCGCAACGCCAGCACGTCATGCTGCTCAGGCTGGTGCTGGACAGGGGAACCATTACAGAACGGCTGTTCCGCCTCGCCATGGACCTTGGCACCTCTCTGCTCATCAGCCTTCTCTTTCTCATGGAACTGGCCAAACTGCTGGGGCTTGTCATCTCAAAAAGCCTGACACCGGATGGTGCGCAGAACAATAGTTCATACGCCGCGCAGGCCCTGCGGGCTGCAGGGTTCATCTTCTTTCTCGGCTACGACATGGGCATCAGCTTCATCCCGCTGCTCGCGCGCAAGTTGTACCAGCCATTCTGGGGACTTTCGGAAGAGATTGTCATCGGCCTGCCCATCTCGGCAGAGATGGTCAGCGCGGGAATAGCCCTGCTTGTTTCGGGCACCTTTTCCCAGCGCCACGGCTGGCACACAACCTATCTGCTGGGGATTGCTTCGGCTGCGGCCGGACTCCTGCTGGGGGGGCTGGCCACCAACCTTCCCATGCTCATTGCGGCGCGGATCATTGCCGGATTCGGTTTCGGTCTGGTGCTCATGGCGTCTCAGCTGGGTACGCTCGGCAGCGCAAAAGCCGGAGCCGGATTGGCCGGAGTGTTCGCAGGAATATTCTCCGGCAGCATTTGCGGTTCCGCCGCGGGTGCCATGATTGCGGAACATATGAGTTTTGAAGCCGCGCTGTTGACCGGAGCCGTCATCATTCTGTTTGCAGCCCGCGCCGTTCTGTTCGGCAGGGCGACCCCCGCGTCCGATACAAACGTGGCTGTCGCCTTGGGTAGAAACACTGCCTACGCCTCGGGCACAAACGCGGCTTTCGCGTCCGATACAAACGCGGCTTTGGCCTCTGGTACGAACGCAGCTTCCACAACAGTATCCGCAGCAGGCTCCGGAGCCGCAAAACTGGCTGCAGCCTCACCCTTTACCGGCAGCTCGGGCCTGCTGAAAGACCCGCGCATGCACCTTATTCTGTTGCTGGCGGGCATTCCTGCGGCCATCTGCCTTACCGGCTTTCTGCACTACATGCTGCCCCTGCTCCTGAACGCAGAGCATGTGGAACAGGCCGACATCGGCCGCATTTTCATGCTCTACGGCCTCTGCTTCATCACGGCCGGTCCGCTGATAGGCAGATGGATAGACCGCACGGCAGACAAGGCCGTCTTTCTCATGCTCATGGGACTGCTCTCAGGTGTGGCCCTTCTCCTTGGCACCGGCAAGGGCGTCTTCATGGCGGCTTTTGCGGTCGTGGCACTCGGGCTGGCGCAATGCATCGCCGCACCGGCGACAATGCTGTGCGTTCTTGCCCTTACATCGGCTCAACGACTGGGGAAGGAAAAGACGGCGTCCATCTACAGAAGCATGGAACGCATAGGACAGGTCGCAGGCCCCATGCTGTTCGGGGGAGCCATTGTCGCCCTTGGGTCGCAGCAGGCTCTCACGCTCATGGGAGTCGGCATCTGTAGCGCCGCACTGGTGTTCATGGCGGCCTGGCGGTTCAGCTCTCCAAAGAACTCTCCAAAGAACTGA
- a CDS encoding prohibitin family protein: MKQLYTKFRLMLRRNRVRLVCTGVILTLILAFLWPSIVITIRPGELGVLYSRFFGGTQLDRSYNEGLHIIQPWDILYIYDVRIQEETQNIDVLTVDGLTINVQVSLRFQIIRDRLPTLHQDIGPNFRNKVIIPIMNSAVRQTIGNYRPDDLYSTARQELQDQMLVDAVEEMGRIPILIHGFVVKSITLPEVLRKAIEDKLVAEQNYLRYNYLLLEAKQEAKRKAIEGEGIQMYQSLVNKNMTPNFLRYEGIRATKELAASPNAKIVVVGGKDGLPLILNTESQPAPAPAGKEQASPDALPDAAKAQTAATTPEAGTTQDTGTPGAAQPAKPGSAKATDGKTPEQPKQPEQGKTQQDANLPPSDESVMEFIKRLDKTLLAPNAAKTPKP, translated from the coding sequence ATGAAACAACTCTATACGAAATTCCGCCTCATGCTGCGCCGGAACCGCGTACGTCTTGTGTGCACGGGCGTTATCCTGACGCTTATTCTCGCATTCCTGTGGCCCAGCATCGTGATAACGATACGGCCAGGTGAGCTTGGCGTGCTCTATTCGCGCTTCTTCGGCGGTACCCAGCTGGACAGAAGCTACAACGAAGGGCTGCACATCATCCAGCCGTGGGACATTCTCTACATCTACGATGTCCGCATTCAGGAAGAGACACAGAATATCGATGTGCTTACCGTGGATGGTCTCACCATCAACGTGCAGGTTTCACTGCGTTTCCAGATCATACGTGACAGACTGCCCACGCTGCATCAGGATATCGGCCCCAATTTCCGCAACAAGGTCATCATTCCCATCATGAACTCGGCAGTTCGCCAGACCATAGGCAACTACAGACCGGATGATCTGTATTCCACGGCCCGTCAGGAACTGCAGGACCAGATGCTCGTTGATGCCGTTGAAGAAATGGGGCGCATTCCCATTCTCATCCACGGGTTTGTCGTAAAGAGCATCACCCTGCCCGAGGTGCTGCGCAAAGCCATAGAAGACAAGCTGGTCGCGGAACAGAACTACCTGCGCTACAATTACCTGCTGCTCGAAGCAAAGCAGGAGGCGAAACGCAAGGCCATTGAGGGCGAGGGCATCCAGATGTACCAGAGCCTCGTGAACAAGAATATGACCCCGAACTTTCTGCGGTATGAAGGCATAAGGGCCACCAAGGAACTGGCAGCCTCGCCCAACGCCAAGATCGTGGTTGTGGGCGGCAAGGACGGCCTGCCCCTTATCCTGAACACCGAGTCACAGCCCGCCCCTGCACCGGCAGGCAAAGAACAGGCTTCTCCGGATGCCCTGCCCGACGCTGCAAAGGCTCAGACGGCTGCTACAACGCCGGAAGCCGGTACAACACAGGATACCGGGACACCCGGCGCAGCTCAACCGGCTAAACCCGGATCTGCAAAGGCAACGGACGGCAAGACGCCCGAACAGCCCAAACAGCCCGAACAGGGCAAGACGCAGCAAGACGCAAACTTGCCGCCCTCTGACGAAAGCGTCATGGAGTTCATAAAACGGCTGGATAAAACCCTGCTGGCCCCCAACGCGGCAAAAACGCCAAAACCATAA
- a CDS encoding formyltransferase family protein: MKIAICSKMDLAGCLALNRLLEGFAGRHEVFVMLSDYVLAAEKAEGLAATLVLHERDWILEHIFPYLDARFPEGSQARYLTYAGLAARYGVQMELRGAIRSPASVQRMRELAPDLIISCRYDYIIPEAVFSIPALGTYGLHPGALPALQGLCSPYRAMERGDAQSGCTMFQLDAGLDTGPIVEIGWHDIAYDRSVLWNFVHTYFAGIEVLMHHLPELEAGRALKATPQTGEGRQYYSYPTEEELQAFMRKGGHLVLPGDYLEFLSQFLPDGMHDAHMPALEQLVSSLESSLES, from the coding sequence TTGAAAATAGCTATTTGCTCCAAGATGGATCTGGCGGGATGTCTGGCTCTGAACAGGCTTCTGGAAGGGTTTGCAGGCCGGCATGAAGTGTTTGTGATGCTGTCCGACTATGTGTTGGCGGCAGAGAAGGCTGAGGGCTTGGCTGCAACTCTTGTCCTGCACGAGCGGGACTGGATTCTGGAGCATATTTTCCCCTATCTGGATGCCCGCTTTCCTGAAGGTTCGCAGGCGCGGTACCTGACCTATGCAGGACTGGCTGCGCGATATGGCGTTCAGATGGAGCTCCGGGGGGCAATCCGTTCTCCCGCCTCTGTGCAGCGTATGCGGGAGCTGGCGCCTGATCTCATCATTTCCTGCCGGTACGACTACATTATCCCCGAAGCGGTGTTTTCAATCCCCGCGCTGGGTACGTACGGCCTTCATCCGGGTGCGCTGCCTGCGTTGCAGGGCCTGTGCAGTCCCTACCGGGCCATGGAGCGGGGAGATGCGCAATCCGGCTGTACAATGTTCCAGCTTGATGCAGGGCTGGACACCGGGCCGATTGTGGAGATCGGCTGGCACGACATAGCCTATGACAGGTCTGTTCTGTGGAATTTCGTGCATACCTATTTTGCGGGTATTGAGGTGCTCATGCATCACCTGCCTGAGCTGGAGGCAGGAAGAGCACTGAAGGCCACGCCGCAGACCGGTGAAGGGCGGCAGTACTATTCCTATCCGACAGAGGAAGAGCTGCAGGCATTCATGCGCAAGGGCGGGCATCTGGTCCTGCCCGGCGACTATCTTGAATTCCTGTCGCAGTTTCTGCCGGACGGCATGCACGATGCGCACATGCCCGCACTGGAACAGCTGGTCAGTTCTTTGGAGAGTTCTTTGGAGAGCTGA
- a CDS encoding ABC transporter substrate binding protein, which translates to MHVATQAPQPEAAQFSGFPGAAAAGAVPQTGPQSARPASIRCSFCRLPLLSSLVLLLFLVTGAQPAAGETNQQAVTKRIGYLEAGPFWLYERTWSAFQSAMARKDGIRCDYPQDAFISPGWAPENMKTLPDRAAELMRRNDLDLVVGMGTAAVKALLAANNGKTPILGMGMADPIAAGVVVSAQDSGVDNFTCRVTVDRWSSMFRVFYDVVRFRKMGIMYNDSPEGQVYSAVDDARAIASELGFSLAEYGGLSSSESAEECGKGLEALRAQGMDAFFIGPLNCFDIEGSSMAPLLGQLNAWKIPTFARDGSEYVKAGALMGFSTWDFAPTGQFLSNLAHAMLSGTQPRSLSMLVRSEPSIALNLATAKAIGFDFPFDVLVTADELHETITLPDPNANQ; encoded by the coding sequence ATGCACGTCGCAACACAGGCTCCGCAACCGGAGGCAGCGCAGTTTTCCGGGTTCCCCGGAGCTGCTGCAGCCGGTGCCGTACCGCAGACCGGCCCGCAGTCTGCCCGCCCCGCTTCAATACGGTGCAGCTTCTGCCGCCTACCGCTGCTTTCTTCGCTCGTTCTTCTGCTGTTTCTTGTAACAGGCGCGCAGCCTGCTGCCGGAGAAACAAATCAGCAGGCCGTCACCAAACGCATCGGCTATCTCGAAGCCGGTCCTTTCTGGCTGTATGAGAGAACCTGGAGCGCGTTTCAATCCGCCATGGCCCGCAAGGACGGCATACGCTGCGACTATCCGCAGGATGCCTTCATCAGTCCCGGCTGGGCTCCGGAAAACATGAAAACACTGCCGGATCGGGCTGCGGAGCTGATGCGCCGCAACGATCTGGACCTTGTTGTGGGCATGGGCACAGCCGCGGTCAAGGCACTGCTCGCCGCCAACAACGGCAAAACGCCCATTCTGGGCATGGGCATGGCAGATCCCATTGCAGCGGGCGTTGTGGTCAGCGCGCAGGATTCCGGCGTGGACAACTTCACCTGCCGCGTCACGGTGGACCGTTGGTCATCCATGTTCCGCGTTTTCTACGACGTGGTCAGGTTCAGGAAGATGGGCATAATGTACAACGACAGCCCCGAGGGACAGGTCTATTCGGCCGTTGACGATGCACGGGCCATTGCTTCCGAACTGGGCTTTTCCCTTGCTGAGTATGGCGGACTTTCCTCGTCGGAATCTGCCGAGGAATGCGGCAAGGGGCTTGAGGCGCTGCGCGCACAGGGCATGGATGCCTTCTTCATAGGCCCGCTCAATTGCTTCGATATAGAGGGCAGCAGCATGGCCCCCCTGCTGGGCCAGCTCAATGCGTGGAAGATACCCACCTTTGCGCGCGACGGCTCGGAATACGTCAAGGCCGGTGCGCTGATGGGCTTTTCCACATGGGATTTTGCCCCCACAGGGCAGTTTCTATCCAATCTCGCGCACGCCATGCTGTCTGGCACGCAGCCAAGATCTCTTTCCATGCTCGTCCGGTCTGAACCTTCCATTGCCCTCAACCTTGCCACGGCAAAGGCCATAGGCTTTGATTTCCCCTTCGACGTGCTGGTCACTGCGGATGAACTCCACGAAACCATCACCCTGCCCGATCCGAATGCCAACCAGTAG
- a CDS encoding ABC transporter substrate binding protein, with protein sequence MKNSHTSILRHIAALAAFCLFMAANAVPVACAGTPAAALIAATTAAGTTPLSPTGPASSIATTGNSTTAPLKTVAYFEAGPYWEFSLIYKQVRASLEQRGLLQHLNFPQSLYISPGWNASNADYRREAAKLMTNSSVDMILAMGTAATKALLAENNGITPIMSIDVADPVGAGIVDAQTGKTAPNLTIQYQRDKWYKVFTLFHQALPFSRLGIMYHDSPEGLSYSNVNEAREVARERGFTLVEYPYLDKAESMDTCTKGVNALLDQGVDAFYISALNCFDWTQGNPQPMFDTLNSRKIRTFARDGSIHVRRGALMGLSTLNYLPLGRFYADRIGQRLNLLPPTAVLEKESYTPKITLNIVTASNLGIDLPLLLLISADEIFDSTLAGVQNATMAQ encoded by the coding sequence ATGAAGAACAGTCACACCAGCATTCTCCGGCATATTGCCGCCCTTGCCGCGTTCTGCCTTTTCATGGCGGCCAATGCGGTGCCGGTTGCATGCGCCGGCACACCCGCTGCTGCCCTAATTGCTGCCACCACGGCGGCAGGCACCACGCCCCTTTCCCCGACCGGCCCGGCCAGCTCCATTGCCACGACCGGCAATAGCACGACTGCCCCTCTCAAAACCGTCGCCTATTTCGAAGCCGGACCTTACTGGGAATTTTCGCTCATCTACAAACAGGTTCGTGCCTCGCTCGAGCAGCGCGGCCTGCTGCAGCATCTGAACTTTCCGCAAAGCCTGTACATAAGCCCGGGTTGGAATGCCTCAAACGCCGACTACCGGCGGGAAGCCGCAAAGCTCATGACCAATTCGTCCGTGGACATGATCCTCGCCATGGGAACGGCAGCCACCAAGGCGCTGCTTGCTGAGAACAACGGCATTACCCCCATCATGTCCATTGACGTGGCCGACCCCGTGGGCGCGGGAATAGTGGATGCGCAGACGGGCAAAACCGCCCCGAACCTCACCATCCAGTATCAGCGCGACAAGTGGTACAAGGTGTTCACCCTGTTCCATCAGGCCCTGCCCTTTTCCCGTCTGGGCATCATGTACCACGACAGCCCCGAGGGGCTCTCCTACTCCAACGTGAACGAGGCCCGCGAGGTTGCGCGTGAACGCGGTTTCACCCTTGTGGAATACCCCTATCTGGACAAGGCGGAGAGCATGGACACCTGCACCAAAGGTGTTAATGCCCTGCTGGATCAGGGAGTGGACGCCTTCTACATCTCTGCCCTCAACTGTTTCGACTGGACGCAGGGCAACCCGCAGCCCATGTTCGACACCCTGAACAGCCGCAAGATACGGACATTTGCCCGCGACGGCAGCATCCACGTGCGGCGCGGCGCGCTCATGGGGCTCTCCACCCTGAACTATCTTCCGCTGGGCAGATTCTATGCCGACCGCATAGGACAACGGCTGAATCTGCTCCCCCCGACAGCAGTTCTGGAAAAGGAATCATATACGCCCAAGATAACTTTGAATATTGTTACCGCCAGCAATCTCGGCATCGACCTGCCCCTTCTCCTGCTCATTTCCGCCGATGAAATTTTCGATTCCACGCTCGCGGGCGTTCAGAATGCGACTATGGCCCAGTAG
- a CDS encoding ATP-binding cassette domain-containing protein has translation MLQLNNSLFLKLLRTQAGAEGPRLAAACLASGVMQGLAVFTVLQGLEQLSDEGIQFHTFLAFLICLGSFYFLFRYITGRSAQIALRGIMEWRMRIATKLRSISLLEYERLDKNRVQTALLDGRELVVEAARMLMATAANIVMIFVACAKMLTVSVQGTICVFLFMGVGLWVFLRIVNSVHAHMGPAMQADQNFSASLRDLQEGLQQLKLHKPKTTDLFGNQIIPGLNTASDAREMVEGKHALGISFFAMFNLLILGLILFLLPGLLDLAPEDTSTLLVLCMFSLTPLISLVSFVPMLSKVEFNLNELADVEARLDNVAERFEEQGVQTRWQHADPVIPQFSHLQLRDIRFDYHDRNDMRLFGISVDEFTLNKGELVFIGGGNGSGKSTFMKVLAGLYTPHAGEIILNDTRIADINMEAYRNLFTVVPTDYHLFSRPLGLHVTPERLQEVLATMRIETKVHLTEDGRFSTLDLSAGQRKRLALACALLEERDVYLFDEVAADFDPVFRRFFYEELLPDITRRGGTVLAISHDDRFFHVADRVLTMQDGFFRNGAQNSEEGTR, from the coding sequence ATGCTGCAACTGAACAACTCGCTGTTTCTCAAACTCCTCCGCACGCAGGCGGGCGCAGAAGGGCCCAGGCTTGCTGCTGCATGTCTGGCCTCCGGCGTCATGCAGGGGCTTGCCGTGTTCACCGTCCTGCAAGGACTTGAGCAGCTCTCGGATGAAGGCATTCAATTCCACACCTTTCTCGCCTTTCTGATCTGCCTCGGCTCGTTCTACTTCCTGTTCCGGTACATCACAGGCCGCTCGGCGCAGATTGCCCTGCGCGGCATCATGGAATGGCGCATGCGCATTGCCACAAAGCTGCGCAGCATCTCCCTGCTGGAATACGAGAGGCTGGACAAAAACCGCGTTCAGACTGCTCTGCTCGACGGGCGCGAACTGGTGGTGGAAGCCGCGCGCATGCTCATGGCCACCGCAGCCAACATCGTCATGATTTTCGTGGCGTGCGCCAAGATGCTCACCGTATCCGTGCAGGGCACCATATGCGTGTTCCTGTTCATGGGCGTGGGCCTTTGGGTCTTCCTGCGGATTGTGAACAGCGTGCACGCCCACATGGGCCCCGCCATGCAGGCGGACCAGAATTTCAGTGCAAGCCTGCGCGACCTGCAAGAGGGCCTGCAGCAGCTCAAACTGCACAAGCCCAAAACTACCGACCTGTTCGGCAACCAGATCATTCCCGGACTGAACACCGCCTCCGACGCCAGAGAGATGGTGGAAGGCAAGCATGCGCTCGGTATTTCCTTTTTCGCCATGTTCAACCTGCTAATTCTGGGCCTTATCCTGTTTCTTCTGCCCGGGCTGCTCGACCTTGCTCCGGAGGATACCTCCACCCTGCTGGTGCTGTGCATGTTCAGCCTCACCCCGCTGATCAGCCTTGTCAGCTTTGTCCCCATGCTGTCCAAGGTGGAGTTCAACCTGAACGAGCTGGCCGATGTGGAAGCACGGCTGGATAACGTTGCCGAACGGTTTGAGGAACAGGGCGTGCAGACACGCTGGCAGCATGCGGACCCTGTTATCCCACAATTTTCCCACCTGCAGCTGCGCGACATCCGCTTCGATTATCACGACCGCAACGACATGCGCCTTTTCGGCATTTCGGTGGATGAATTCACCCTCAACAAAGGTGAACTTGTTTTCATAGGCGGCGGCAACGGATCGGGCAAATCCACCTTCATGAAGGTGCTGGCCGGACTGTATACCCCGCACGCCGGAGAAATCATCCTGAACGACACGCGCATTGCCGACATTAACATGGAAGCCTACCGCAACCTGTTCACCGTGGTTCCCACGGATTATCACCTGTTCTCGCGCCCGCTCGGCCTGCATGTCACGCCGGAGCGCCTGCAGGAGGTGCTTGCCACCATGCGCATTGAAACCAAGGTGCACCTGACGGAAGACGGAAGGTTCTCGACGCTGGATCTCTCCGCAGGTCAGCGCAAGCGCCTTGCCCTTGCCTGCGCCCTGCTGGAGGAACGTGACGTGTATCTCTTTGACGAGGTTGCAGCAGATTTCGACCCCGTTTTCCGGCGCTTCTTCTACGAGGAACTGCTGCCGGACATCACCAGACGGGGCGGCACGGTACTGGCTATTTCGCACGACGACCGCTTCTTCCATGTTGCGGACAGGGTGCTGACCATGCAGGACGGTTTCTTCCGCAACGGCGCACAAAACAGCGAGGAAGGAACCCGATGA
- a CDS encoding 4'-phosphopantetheinyl transferase family protein, with amino-acid sequence MAMPDSLASLHVPPVGDSAILCVGLRLEGDAQDWIAASLPFVTRDERERAGRFIHAADAARHMVGRALARRCLEAALNRPVPEAFSVTRWGKPQLEDTDVDFSISHSGGMVWTALCRSCHVGIDVEEIRPVPELEVLAAALHPHEQAGVFAVPEEERLRIFYRCWTRKEAVLKAAGTGLNMTMDSFQVCTDSKTDAWLISLPPDDTPETGGSEGSGCWTVRDINTEAAYHCSMAACAPQLDVAVFRLPDAAPVTEQI; translated from the coding sequence ATGGCCATGCCGGACTCGCTCGCCAGCCTGCATGTTCCCCCTGTCGGGGACAGTGCAATTCTCTGTGTGGGGCTGCGTCTGGAAGGTGATGCGCAGGACTGGATAGCCGCCAGCCTGCCCTTTGTGACGAGGGATGAGAGAGAACGGGCAGGAAGGTTCATCCACGCTGCAGACGCCGCGCGGCATATGGTAGGCAGAGCGCTTGCCCGGCGCTGTCTTGAGGCTGCGCTCAACCGCCCCGTACCTGAAGCGTTTTCTGTTACGCGATGGGGCAAGCCGCAGCTTGAAGACACAGACGTGGACTTTTCCATCTCACACTCGGGCGGCATGGTCTGGACAGCATTGTGCCGCAGCTGCCATGTGGGCATAGACGTGGAAGAAATACGCCCCGTTCCGGAGCTGGAAGTGCTTGCGGCCGCGCTGCACCCGCACGAACAGGCGGGCGTTTTCGCAGTTCCTGAAGAAGAACGCCTGCGCATCTTCTACCGCTGCTGGACCCGCAAGGAAGCCGTTCTCAAAGCCGCAGGTACAGGACTGAACATGACCATGGACAGCTTTCAGGTCTGCACAGACAGTAAGACGGATGCATGGCTCATCTCGCTGCCTCCGGATGATACGCCTGAAACCGGTGGCTCCGAAGGTTCCGGCTGCTGGACGGTCCGCGACATCAACACGGAGGCTGCCTACCACTGCAGCATGGCCGCGTGCGCGCCGCAGCTTGACGTTGCCGTTTTCCGCCTCCCGGATGCAGCCCCTGTGACAGAGCAGATATGA
- a CDS encoding YcjF family protein codes for MAKKHEDVEEQAATLEAEAVENAEAAPCNCPAEDAVDAIIRKRVYAAIGVGFVPVPLVDFAALTAVQLEMIHALSKAHGVEFKKERAKSIISALCGGALTTASVPLAASLLKSIPVIGYTAGAATISIMGGASTYALGWVFDRHFRNGGTLGNLDVNEAKAYFKTKMEEGKGMVSKMKQKIKKSPAEAEEPKAEEQAATPA; via the coding sequence ATGGCTAAAAAGCATGAAGACGTTGAAGAACAGGCCGCAACCCTGGAAGCGGAAGCTGTTGAAAACGCTGAAGCAGCCCCTTGCAACTGCCCCGCTGAAGACGCTGTGGATGCCATTATCCGCAAGCGCGTGTATGCCGCCATCGGTGTAGGCTTTGTGCCTGTTCCGCTTGTGGACTTTGCCGCGCTCACGGCTGTGCAGCTGGAAATGATCCATGCCCTTTCCAAGGCGCACGGCGTGGAATTCAAGAAGGAACGCGCAAAGTCCATCATCTCCGCCCTGTGCGGCGGCGCACTGACCACGGCCAGCGTGCCGCTGGCTGCCTCCCTGCTGAAGAGCATTCCCGTCATCGGCTATACCGCCGGTGCCGCCACCATCAGCATCATGGGCGGTGCCAGCACCTATGCCCTCGGCTGGGTCTTCGACCGTCACTTCAGAAACGGCGGCACCCTTGGCAACCTTGATGTGAACGAGGCAAAGGCCTACTTCAAGACCAAGATGGAAGAAGGCAAGGGCATGGTCTCCAAGATGAAGCAGAAGATCAAAAAGTCTCCTGCCGAAGCGGAAGAGCCCAAAGCAGAAGAGCAGGCAGCCACACCTGCATAG